A region of the Ochotona princeps isolate mOchPri1 chromosome 9, mOchPri1.hap1, whole genome shotgun sequence genome:
AGGCCACATACACACGCTTCAGGTCTTCAGGAGTCCCAGCTGAGTGGTGACAATGGCCAGAAACTGGGAGCCCAATTTAGTGCTCCTCAGGCTGCGGCAGCTCTCAGCACAGAGTGGGCTTAGGAAGGTAAACAGCATGAATCAGTGCTTCCTTGGGCAGGAGAAGTCAGTTtaaaagctggaattggggttgGGGAATAAAGAAGAGGTGTATTCGCATAGGATAAGAACCCACGAATGTTCATGAGACTTGTTAACAATAAGAGTAGGATGATCTTGGCGAAGGTAGACCCAGGGGTGGGTGAGAAGATGGCAGTGTGGGTTTTAAATTTGGAGAATTCTTTCAAAATACCTGACTGTGAGAATGAAGCCATTGGCAGAAAAATTCAGTGTGGAATTAAGGTAAACTCATTTTCAGGTTTTAATTCTGGAGAATTCGTTCAAGACACTTAACTGTGAGAAGAAAGCCATTGACAGAAAAGAGCAATCCTTTCTCTCTTTTAGCTGTCTTTTCCATCTCTTATTTTCTCTCACCTGTTTATCTTTCAGATGGGACAATTTTGAAGCTCTAAAAGTATGAATGGGAAGGTTTAACTAGAGAGGAGAGAAGTTCAAAGTCTTGGGTATATATAAAGAATGAAGGAGATCCTGAAGATATGGAAGGAGACATGTTTGGAACTCTTCTACCAGGcactccatccatccatccatccatccatccatccatgaatccatccatccatccatcaatttACCTATACATCTACCACTAGGCACTGACTCAAAGGATATAGGGGGAATCACTGAAATGAGGATCAAGTTCTTAATCTCAGGGAGCTTACATCTATATCATGAGACAAAAAATAATATGTTTCAAGTAATGAACAATACTGCAAATAAGAAAGAATGCAAGGTTAGGGACAGGATGTGGAGGAGGCTTTGGGGGGACTCTGTGAGGAGGTGACATACTAAGGCATGTGAGGGTCTGGGAAAGGACTTCTGGACAGAGAAAATATGAAGCACAAAGGCACTGAAGGAGGCAGGGCAAAATGGCTGGCCAAGATGCAATGGCaggcaagaaagagagagtgggagatGCGACCGGGGAAAAAGGGGTCACTGTTTCGATTTCTGATCAACACATAACATGTACTATTGAAGCGAGAGGGCTGATGATCCAGACTAGATGACACAAGATGGCAGCCTGCTGTAGTTTGGTGGCCAGTAGAAGTGTGGAGAAGAGGTTATATGTGAGGACATATTTTTAGTGTATGGGCATATCATTTGTTCAGACAGGGAGGACTGGGGAAGGGGTATTAAAGTCAAAGTGGACATATTTCATAGACAACTGGAAAGAAAAACCACCTAGCTATATTTATGTACAAACCACTGCACCTGCTTAAACACCTCCAATGAAACCTTAACACCTTCAGGACAAAAACCAAGTTCCAAGTTCACAGGACTTGGTCCTTGAAGACACGTGCAGCTCATCAGCAGCTACATCCCACACAGTATGCCCTCCCAACACAAACTTACTTGCAATtccttcttgctctctttcttctttcctctctccctttttgtaTATCTACCATTTCTTTTGCTGCGGTTATCCTTACCCATTTTGTCCTTTGAAACTCAGTTCTTCCAAGAAGCCTTTCATGTCCTACCAACAATCCCAGACAGCTGATTTAAATGCCCATTTTCTCCATTATCACAACACCAGTGCATATATCTCAGTGGAGTCAGCACCATGGCATCCAGGACCTTGTCCATTAGTGAGTGAACTCCGACAAGCTACCTGAGTTCTCTGAGCCTCCATCTCCTCATATGAGAAATAAGGATACTAAGACTAATTGCTTTAAGGGCTTTTAAAAGGAATAAAGGAGATGCTATATGCAGAGTGTTTATGATACTGTCTGACATACAGGAAACACTATAAAAGTCATAAATATAATAGCACTTATCACACTGTTGTGCAATTGTTTTTATGCTGTATTTTCCCAGGAAAATATGAGCCGTTGAAGGATAGTCATTGAGTCTTTCATCTGTGCTTCTGGCACACACTAACCCTCATTAATTGTATCTAACCTAAATGAATGTTCATGTTAACAGCACTGGGCTACAAAAAGTGCTatgaaataaaccagcaggttcCTCTTGAGCAGGCTTCATCATCCACCACTCATCAATTCAAGAATTTCTGGGTAAAGGTAAGCGTTTGGTGAAGCAGTTAGCGTGCTGCTTGGGGTGCTCACATTGCAAAGAGAAAGACTGAAGTTTGAGTCTTGCTCTGCATTCAacattcctgctgctgctgcacatcGTGGAAGGCAGGAGTTAAAGTTCTTGAGTTACTGATACCCATGTGAAAAATCTGGCTTGAGTTGTGGACTCCTAGTTTTGCTTTTGCCcacccttggctgttgcaggcattttgggagtgaatcagcaaatgggagatctctgtctttcacataaaatagacATTTACCTAGGTCACAGGGTGGGTATTGCTCAGAGAAACTGATACCTTTGGATCAGGTAAACATGGTCCAAAAGCTTCCAGAAGAAGGGTTTCTTCTCGTACAGCCTGTTCATAGTCAGCAAAAGACAGCTTCCCGTCATGATCATGGTCCTGGGGCCAGAGAGAGGTGAGAGGGCACACCAGCAAGCTGTCAGTAACCATGTGAATACTTAGCACAACACATACTAGTTTTATTGAATTAGAGAGCCCAATTCAAGTATTTTTATCTAACTAAACAAGCTACTAACAGCTACAAATTGAATTCTTATTTCTATTTCCTGTCTGGTCTATAAAATTCCACATTATGCAGAATCACCATTTTCTTAAGTGTTGTTTCCACCAAGTCTTTAATTCCTTCATCGGGATCTTCCTCGGAAGGCTGTTTGAGAAGGCTATTCTTCAGCAGGTGAAACATCTCCTCCTTTGAAATGAAGCCGTCTCCATTCAAATCAAACACTTCAAAGcaatcttaaaaacacaaaaggGTGGATGTTTGGTACAAAGGTGAAGATGCTGCATGGGACATCAGCAGTCCATATTAGAGtgctaggttcaagtcctggctccactctcaattctagcttcatgctaatgtgcaccctgggaggcggcaggtgatggtgCAAATATTTGGGTCCTTGTCATGCATGGGAGAGCCCTGGACTGAGaagtggctgttgtgggcatatggggagtgaagcagtaggggGGAGATCATCCTTTCTCAgtgcctttctttttttgtttttattattttttttactgcttacattgcattatgtgacactgtctcataggctctgggattcccccaaccccttcccataccctccccccatggtggattcctccatcttattgcagtattacagttgaaattcagtcaagattctttcattgcaagcatagagtccagcatcttattgtccagataaattcaacggtttcttggggagaccatctctggtctgaaagtagagctggcagaatatcatcccgatcaattaaaagccacaacataacatcaacatcaatttacaacattatggaattaattgacatggtattgagtaacaaacatgttaaaaaatgcaagttcttaaccacatcctgtgactacttcattgacatttcaattttaatttatacacagaaccgtctgctatacaccttaaaatagctataggatactattcagctgtctcgtaacTATTtccattttagcattcagcactttatagtgttgaagcttaattatgctgaacttggcagatctggggacagtctaaactggcttataactctaacaaggcatatgtcaacagctgaagtgcagaacagttttaggaggggtgtacagagaaatcttcaataccttagtgaggactaactaatctttgtgtccttcctttcaagtaagccaataaacaaacaaataacaaatctAATAGTATCACtaagataatatttttttttgataaatttcTCAGGCTCAGGTCCATTTTGTTGATGTCTTACCAACTTCAGAAGTCTTGGTGAAGTCTGATTTTCATAAAAATGCTAATATACACTGGCTGAGTACAATTCAAAAATTCTTACAAAAAGTTTCCTTACACTCATCTATGAAAAAGCATACTGAAAAATAATTACTTGGACATTTTCATCTTGAAACTCTTGGAAAACTTACTGAAATATTCAGCATTCATCAGAACTAATCGAGAACCAGAGCACTTGAATTGATGCTCTGGGTTTATAGTTATAACTCACACAATGTTAATATGTAAAACAtcttatatgtaaatgtatacacacataatTAGCATATCTAGTAATCTATGTGGAGTTTTTTTGCATAAGTTATCAGGATTGCTTGGTTTTCCTTTTAATTTACTTATCACCTATCTTTTTTGAGTTGAATTCACTCCTTATAAGAAGGTGTTGGGGGGACTGAAGCAGCTGCTTGACTTCTGCTCTAGCtctctgctattgtgcctgggaaaccagcagaatatggactaagcacttgggcccctgcatccatctgGAAAACCCAGAAACAGCTTATGGCCCCTTGCTTTGGCGTGGCACAGAGGTGAACCGATGGATGGAAGAcgtttctcactctctctgtcttttcctctgtctgtaatgctgcctttcaaacaatttaaATCTTTACAGAAAGAAGCTAATAGAGATTCCCACTGACCGAACAAccaatgaatcaacaatcaaACCTACTTCATTGGCTGGGTTAAGAGGGCACAGATTTAATAGCTCTAAACATGCTAAACACAATGTACAAAGCAATAGGATGCTAGCAGTCTTACATCTCATTTTTTCTTCCAAAGATCCTCGAAGAAACAGTGATAATCCATTAATCCACTCTGATACATTTACGCAGCCATCATTGTCCTTGTCAAAACCTCGAAATactggagaaagaaagagacacagtATCACAATTCTCTGTACTGAGTCCACACTGGTATTACTCACTTAAAAAATTCTGGGAAAACCTCAGAATCAAGTGGTCCAATTACCTCACTTGACAAaagacaatatttatttattcaaattttcTCTTCATATTTTGGGAATAAAGAAAAGTTGGGtatctaaatatataaattatttattagttACAGATATTGGCAAAATATTGCTATTGCTTAATTGAGGAGATTGTGTCTTATTTTTTGTTAGACTATTTTCTATGGGTAAGGAAACTCAAATATCCTTTGCAATCTATTTATTAATATGTTTGCTAGTTATGAGTAGAAATCTTTCTGATTTTCTGATATAAAGTTAAGGAAGCTTAGTTACTTAATCTGAGGATATTTCCTCTGTTTCTATTCTCTTTGTagaattacatttttatattcaAGTAGAATTGAATTAAGTTTTCTATCAATAATATGACCAAATTTCAGACTTCATGGCTGGATTTGGCCAATCTGTTGTCTCTTACCTCTGTCCATAATCATGTCATCCGTCATTGCAAACGTCACATGCAGGATGTTGCGAAAGGAGTTACGATCTAATCCAATGACTACACCTGGTCGCTCTACCACATCTCCCACCAAGTTATAAAAAAGCTTTATCAGGCAGCCTACTTCAAACTTATTAActgtaaataaagtaaataaagataTGAAAAAGCATGCTTAAACCCAATTTAAGTTTTGCTTAATGAATTTTCCAACATGTCAATTATATCATATGTGTAGTtgtgaataaaaaaaatccttcagcTTTGGGATTTATCACCATTAATAGAAGATAGCAATGTTTCATTATCCACTGAAATTAACAGTAGCATTATTCCCTTCAAACATGTCTTGGAAATGACAGAGACGCTACTTAATAAATGTTTAGGGAAAAAGATAGGATATTAGGCAAGTCGCCTGAATTAGAATAGTGGTGTCAGGTCCCAAACTTTTCAGGGCCACTAGGGTTGATAAGAATtgtggggccagcgctgtggcatagaaagttaagctgccacctgcaaaagcagaagcccatatgggtaccagtttgagtcctggatgctcccttctgatgtgcctgggaattctgtggatggtggcccaagtagttggacccctgccacacacaggaagaccaagatgaagctcctagtgcctggcttcaacctgatcttgtcctggctgctgtggacatttggggagtgaacaactggATAGAgaatccctttctctctgtgtaactctgcctttcaaagaaataagtctttaaaaataagaacggTAACAATTTTCCCAGCAATTTAACTATAGGTTCATGACACTTCTAAGTTCATTTTTCCCTGGTAGTATACATTAGACTCCCGAGAActaagtaaaaaaatattttattgtaatcTGAATGAACTCATAGCCGAGATTTTGAAAATCACAACTGCTTTCTTTCCAACAAAGTTACCTGTAAGCACCTCCTAGTAGTCTCTATGGTCTTTATACAGATGAACACACAACCACTCAGTAGTATTTTGGAGGAAGGATAGACACACAGCTACTTGCCCGTACACATAACTGTATAAAGAGTGGTGTTTATAAACACTGAGTTAATTATTTGTGTTCCAACTGCCATTTGAGGTATGTAGGTGGAAGGATTATTGCTTGACATTAAGAACATGAAAGTGAGTATAAATATGAAGTATGGGCAGAGAGAGggcaattttatttcaaaactagAGAAAATTAtgattatgttaaaaaaaaggcaaaagttgTGTGCACATAAGAGTAGACAGCACACCTGAATGGTAAAGTCATACCTTATCCAACGGGTCAGAGAGGCTTGGATGTGCTTTCTGGCTGTGAGAACCATATTTAAAACAGCAAGGTTAAAAACTTTGGAAAAGGAATATTTAATATATGTAAAGTAAAGAACATAATGTTAGTATTTTAAAGGAACTGCTtattgtcatggaaaataatatggtAGTTTCTCAAAAAATGATGAGGAATTATCACAAGATTCAGGAATTCTGAAAGCTGGAACTATCTTGTACTCTTACTTGTATACTTGTACTTACACACTCAGGTAAACTTGTACCTATGTTCTCAGTAATGTGGACTACAATAACTAAAAGAAGAAATCATCAGAGACTAACGAATGGCTAAGCAAAATGTGATGTGTCCACACAGCAAAACATTCAGCATTAAAGGGGAAGGGCCTTCTGACGTGACTACAATGTGTCTCAACATTTAGGGACACTCTGTTAAGTGAGATACACCAGGCAAGTCATAAAGATTGAATGAATTCACTTGCATGAGCCACCCAAAGCAGTCAAATTTGTAGAGACAGAGAGTGCTGGTTCCTAGGGTTTTGGGGAAGGAAAAAGTGAAGAGTTGGGAGTGTTTAATAGGTGCAGAGTTGcaactgggaaagaaaaaaaggtccTGGAGATGGTTGTGGTTGTAGAACGGTGTGAGTGGATGGAAGTTTCCTCCTGTTTGTGGCTTTACTGCTCATAGCTTGCTACACATTTTTTTAACCATGATGTGAAATGTTAAATGGAGAATTCCAGAAGCAAACAACTCCTTAATTTTAAATACCTCTTATCATAATACTTTGCTAAAATATAGTAATTGCTAATCTCTTATTATGCTTAATTTACAATTTAAACTTTATCACAgatataaatgcatatatcagaaaagaaaaccagagtATAGGTTGTATGGTATCACCCATGGTTTTCACGAATCTGTTGGGGGTCTTGAAACAAAGGGTAAAGTGGATTACTGTACTTCAAACCACAGGGCTACATACTCGCAAAGGTTTAAATGATAAATtctgtattatatatatttaaccaAAGAATACAATGCTCTACCAACAACTCAACATGATAATGTTAGTGGTTGGGGCAGAAGAGCTGGCTGGAAGACTGGCATCCTTGTCTCATGTGTGTGAAATGCCATCAGAGAGAACATTACCTATATCTCCACAGACGTAAAACCATACATCAAAGATAAGATGCAAGAAAACCATTCTTGATAAAATGCTCTTGATTTCTAGGACACAAGGAAATTAAGAAATATTTCGgggtggcttttctttttttctggaatgctCTAAACGTGTCCAGCAGATCGTATTGGTGGAATAGCTGATTAGCTAGAGACTCACTTAAGGTTCTGTCTTTGATTCTACAAAATTGACCCATTTCCATTTCAACTTGGTAGCACTTTCATCTACCAACAAACAGAAACTGACTTTAGGAGAAAAGTTCtccaagaaaatttaaaaggattATATAATGTCCAAGACTGGTAATGATTTCATAGTATAACTTTTGCTTTTAACTCGTAAAAGTTCTTACAGTTGGGTTTATGAATTTCATATAAGGACAAAAGAATCAAAAGAGTTGACTCTGCACTTGTCATAATcttgaatttctttaaaaatatactctCCTCTTCCACTCGCTTACCGAGTGTTTGCTGGCAATGTACTTCAAACTTAGGAGACTGAGCCTAAGTCAGCTTCAGTATCTAGTCTAGTAGTAATTGCATTGGTTATGACTATTTATCAGGATTGTTTACCAGATATTTAAAGAATGTTGGGTCTTTTCCTTCCCAGAAATCAAAGTGCTTTAAGAACAAAACTCCCAATAGACTATAATAACTATAAGATCATTTTACAGTGTGCCCTTTATCTAAGAATTTTAAGATGTTTATGCACACAGTACCTCTATTTTAATGACAACCATCCCACTGAGAGGCCATTTCTCACTGTTCATTATCTCAGACACTAACAACAGCCAGCAGGTACCAAAAGCTGCCTTCTGTAGAACTACAGTAAACCATGGGCACTCCTCCTCTACACAAGGAAACCAATCTGGGAATCTCAGCTTCTCCTGAATCCTCAAATGGCCAGTGGTTTTGCAAACAGCACACAACTTTTCAACTTGTTTACCACATACTATCTTCCACCTCGAAGCCATATCCATGACTCC
Encoded here:
- the CLXN gene encoding calaxin; its protein translation is MNRKKLQKLTDTLTKNCKHFNKFEVGCLIKLFYNLVGDVVERPGVVIGLDRNSFRNILHVTFAMTDDMIMDRVFRGFDKDNDGCVNVSEWINGLSLFLRGSLEEKMRYCFEVFDLNGDGFISKEEMFHLLKNSLLKQPSEEDPDEGIKDLVETTLKKMDHDHDGKLSFADYEQAVREETLLLEAFGPCLPDPKSQMEFEAQVFKDPNEFSDM